ATAATCCATACGATCAGCATCAATCTGGCTTGAAATCATACTAATCGCTAATTTATTAGTAGATGTTTTCGCAATGACATCTGCTACCTTTTGCGGGAAATCCTTATCAACACGGCTTAACACACGATTAATTTCCGTATCACCAACGATAATCTTTTGGGTAAATTTCTCATGATCTAACGAAAATACTTTTTCAAACGAGTGAGAAAACGGGCCGTGACCGACATCATGAAGTAATGCCGCACATAAACATAATAATCTATCTTCAGCATTCCAGTTCGGTCTGCCATCAAACACATCATCAATCATACGACGAATAATTTCATATACACCTAACGAATGAGTAAAGCGACTATGCTCTGCACCGTGAAATGTAAAAAATGTCGTTCCAAGCTGCTTTATACGGCGCAAGCGTTGAAATTCTTTCGTTCCGATTAAATCCCAAATAACGCGATCGCGCACGTGCACATATTTATGTACTGGGTCTTTAAACACTTTTGTTTCGCTGAGTTTGTCGTTTAAATATACCACCTTCCGACATCCCCCTTCCTTTACTACATTCTTACTTTATATTATAAACGAAATAAGAAACAGAAAGAAATGAAAGACTATATTAATTCCTGTTATATAAAGAAAAATCACTCTTACCGACGTAAAAGTGATTTTTCTTTATATATTATTTTCCTAAAACAAACTCAGCAACTTCGTCTAAGATCATTTCTTTACCTAGTGGGAAGTATCCTTTGTTTAGGTCTTCATTGCTAATTGTGAATACGTGATTGTTTTTAACAGCGTTCATATTTTTCCAAATTGATTCTTCTTGGAATTCTTTTAGACGCTGAGAACCGTCACCAGTTGTAAATACGAATAAGTAATCTGGATTGTAATCGATTAAAGCTTCTTTTTGTACTTGTACTAATGGTTTATCAGTTGGTGTACCTTTAACTGCTGGTAACTTTAAGTCATTAAAGATTACGCTACCGTAACCGTAGTCACCGTATACGCGGAAAGCATTTGGATATGCAGCCATTTTCATGAATGTTGCATCACCAGTTTTAGCGATGATTTTGTCATGTAATTTGCTTGCTTTTTCATCATACTGTTTGAACCATTCTTTTGTTTCTTTCTCTTTACCGAAGATTTGACCTACTTCTTCGAATTTTGGACGCCATTGGTCTAATGGAGTTTTTAACATAACTGTTGGTGCAATTTTAGATAATTGATCATAAATCTTTTCTTGACGATTGTTTACAAGAATTAAGTCTGGTTTTGCAGCAGCTACTGCTTCGATGTTAATTTTATCGCCCCAAGCAGAACCTACTGGTTTCACGCCTTCTAATTTCTTTGCAATATGTCCATCAATTTTTTCTTGTGTTGTATTTGCAGTAATAATCGGTTTCATACCGAAAATTAATAATTCTTCTGTTGAACCACTAAGGTCAGCAATTTTCTTTGGATTTGCAGGAATTTTAATTTCCCCTTTTGCATGCTGTACAGTGCGCTCTTCAACCTTCGCATCTGCTTTCTTCTCTTCTTCTTTGTTAGAACAAGCTGCAAATAGTACAGAAGTAACAACTAGTACCATTGCTAATAGTGCCATTTTAAAATTCTTCATATTCCCACTCCTTCTAGCTGTATTTCTCTTATAATTTGCATGTAACTATAAGAAACGAAAACAACATTTAATTAATATATATTTATTAAATGTTGTTTATAGCCCGTTCTAACGGGCGTTCAACTTCCCATCTAGGGGTAAGAAGCTCAACGTCCATTAGAACCCCCCCTCTCACCTCTTTAAGAGGGGGAAATTCTATTAATTATGCTTTTTTGCGCAATTGATTATTAATCATCGCTAAATCGTATGTTAAACAAATTGGTTTACAGTTTACTGGACATGGAACGATTTGCGCTTCAATCTCAAATACGTTACGAAGTGTTTCACTCGTCATAACTTCATCTGGCGTTCCTTGTTTCATTAACTTACCTGCTTTTAATGCAATCATATGATCAGAGAAACGAGAAGCATGATTTAAATCGTGAATAACCATCACAATCGTTCTGCCTTCTTCTTTGTTTAACTTCTTCAGTAAGTTTAATACCTCAAGTTGATGAGCCATATCTAAGTATGTTGTTGGTTCATCTAACACAAGTAAATCTGTTCCTTGTGCAAGAGCCATCGCAATCCATACACGTTGACGCTGCCCACCTGATAAGGCTTCTGCTGGACGATTTGCGAATTCTGTCATCCCCGTCACTTCAAGTGCCCAATGAATGTAGCGATAATCCTCTTCTTTCAATGTTCCAAATCCTTTTTGATGAGGAAAACGTCCATATGAAACAAGTTCAAACACAGTAAGGCCTGTTGGCACTTCTGCAGTTTGTGGTAAAATCGCCATTTTCTTTGCGATTTCTTTCGTTGGCTGTTTCTCAATTGCTTTTCCATCAAGATAAACAGTACCTCGTTTTGCTTTCAAAATACGAGAAGCCGTTTTTAATAATGTAGATTTCCCACAACCATTTGGTCCAATAATCGTTGTAATTTGCCCTTCCGGAATTTCAACTGTTAATCCATCTATAATTAACCCTTCATTATAGCCAACAGATACCGCATCAACCGCTAAAGTTGCCATACAAAAAGCCTCCCTTTATTTTGTCCTCATAAGTAAATATATGAAATATGGTGCGCCAATTACAGAAATAACAAGTCCGACCGGTATTTCTGAAGTTGGTAACACACTTCTTGAAATTACATCTGCAAATAAAAGTAAGAACGTTCCTATTAATGCAGCCGTTGGTAACATAATTTGATGTTTACCACCAACGAGGCTTCTCGCTAAATGCGGAGCCATTAAACCGATAAAACCAATGCCGCCCGCAACAGCGACAGATGCACCCGCTAAACAAACTGCAATAAATAATAATTTACGTCTTTCCTTTTCTACGTTTACACCAAGGCCAACTGCTGTAGAGTCGCCTAAATTCATTACATTTAATATGTGCGCTTTACTAATGGCAAGTGGTAAGAAAATAATCATCCATGGGAGTACACTTAGTACGAACTTCCAATCTGTTCCCCATAAACTTCCTGCCAACCAAATCGTTGCAAAACGGAAGTCGTTCGATGTCATCTTCATAGAAAAAATTAAACTAACAGCACCAAATCCAGCTGCAACAGCGATACCAACAAGAATTAATCGAGTTGATGAAACACCGTCTTTCCATGCTAGTAAATAAATAATAACCGCTGCCAATATCGCCCCAACTAGTGCGAAGAACGGAAGGATAAATACAGATAAAAGTGTACCTGTTCCAACTTTTCCGAAGAAAAAGTAGACGAATACAACAACTGTTAATCCCGCTCCAGCGTTAATACCGATAATACCTGGATCAGCAAGTGGGTTTCGTGATAACCCTTGCAAAATTGCACCTGACATAGCTAGTGCAGAACCAACTAATATAGCAATAACCATACGTGGCATACGAAATTCAAATAAAATAACAGATTGATCTTCTGCACCTAATCCAACCAATGACTTTAATACATCCATTGGTGGTATTTTAAATGTTCCTGTATTTAAGCTTACTAAAAATACAGCAACGATTAATC
This genomic interval from Bacillus cereus contains the following:
- a CDS encoding ABC transporter substrate-binding protein, whose translation is MKNFKMALLAMVLVVTSVLFAACSNKEEEKKADAKVEERTVQHAKGEIKIPANPKKIADLSGSTEELLIFGMKPIITANTTQEKIDGHIAKKLEGVKPVGSAWGDKINIEAVAAAKPDLILVNNRQEKIYDQLSKIAPTVMLKTPLDQWRPKFEEVGQIFGKEKETKEWFKQYDEKASKLHDKIIAKTGDATFMKMAAYPNAFRVYGDYGYGSVIFNDLKLPAVKGTPTDKPLVQVQKEALIDYNPDYLFVFTTGDGSQRLKEFQEESIWKNMNAVKNNHVFTISNEDLNKGYFPLGKEMILDEVAEFVLGK
- a CDS encoding ABC transporter ATP-binding protein → MATLAVDAVSVGYNEGLIIDGLTVEIPEGQITTIIGPNGCGKSTLLKTASRILKAKRGTVYLDGKAIEKQPTKEIAKKMAILPQTAEVPTGLTVFELVSYGRFPHQKGFGTLKEEDYRYIHWALEVTGMTEFANRPAEALSGGQRQRVWIAMALAQGTDLLVLDEPTTYLDMAHQLEVLNLLKKLNKEEGRTIVMVIHDLNHASRFSDHMIALKAGKLMKQGTPDEVMTSETLRNVFEIEAQIVPCPVNCKPICLTYDLAMINNQLRKKA
- a CDS encoding FecCD family ABC transporter permease; amino-acid sequence: MRTSVLTKKNVSILTILVGLIVAVFLVSLNTGTFKIPPMDVLKSLVGLGAEDQSVILFEFRMPRMVIAILVGSALAMSGAILQGLSRNPLADPGIIGINAGAGLTVVVFVYFFFGKVGTGTLLSVFILPFFALVGAILAAVIIYLLAWKDGVSSTRLILVGIAVAAGFGAVSLIFSMKMTSNDFRFATIWLAGSLWGTDWKFVLSVLPWMIIFLPLAISKAHILNVMNLGDSTAVGLGVNVEKERRKLLFIAVCLAGASVAVAGGIGFIGLMAPHLARSLVGGKHQIMLPTAALIGTFLLLFADVISRSVLPTSEIPVGLVISVIGAPYFIYLLMRTK